CTCACTGCATGTGCCAGTCTATTGTGAaatgcacagttgaagtcggaagtttacatacaccttagccaaatacatttaaactcaggttttcacaattcctgacatttaatcctagtaaaaattccctgttttaggatagttaggatcaccactttattttaagaatgtgaaatgtcagaataatagtagggagaattatttatttcagcttttatttctgtcatcacattcccagtgggtcagaagtttacatacactcaattagtatttggtagcattgcctttaaaattgtttaacttgggtcaaacattttgggtagccttccacaagcttcccacaataagttgggtgaatttttgcccattcttcctgacagagctggtgtaagtgagtaatgtttctaggcctccttgctcacgcacgctttttcagttctgcccacagattttcgataggatggaggtcagggctttgtgatggccactccaataccttgactttgttgtcctggaAGACCTATTTGGGTTTatcttcctgattgatgtcttgagttgttgcttcactatatccacttcattttcctacctcatgatgccatctatttcttcacaaggtcctttgctgttgttctgggattgatttgcacttttcgcaccaaagtacgttcatctctaggagacagaacgcgtctccttcctgagtggtatgacggctgcgtggtcccatgatgtttatacttgcatactattgtttgtacagatgagcatggtaccttcaggcgtttggaaattgctcccaaggacgatccagacttctggaggtctaccatttttttctgaggcactgagtttgaaagtaggccttgaaatacatccacaggtacacctccaattgactcaaattatgtcaattagcctattagaagcttctaaagccatgacataattttctggaatttttaaaggcacagtcaacttcttacccactggaattgtgatacagtgaattataagtgaaataatctgtccatAAACAATCGTTGAtaaagttacttgtgtcatgcacacagtagatgtcctaactgacttgccaaaactatagtttgttaacaagacatttgttgagtggttgaaaaatgagttttaatgactccaacctaaatgtatgtaaacttctgacttcaactgtatacatatatttctatatatatttttgtattattattgtattttctCCCTTATTTCATGGTatgcaattggtagttacagtcctgtCACATATCTGCAACTCCTGTATGGACTCCACAGAAGCAaaagtcgagagccgtgcgtccacCAAAATACGACCCCACCATGTCGCACTGCTTATTTGACGcaatgctcgcttaacccggaagccagccgcaccaatgtgtcggaggaaacactgtacacctggcgaccatgtcagcatgCGTGCAcgcagtccgccacaggagtgATGGGACTTGGACGTCCCGGCCGGCCAAATCCTCCCGTAACCCAGTCGACGCTGAACCAATTGGGTGCCGCCTCATGGCTCTCCCGGTCGTGACCAGCTCCGATGGTCCGGGGTGTGAGGGTGTATTATGTGGTGAGTGAGTTGTGATTTGGGAACAGTGGTGTCTATGGTACTGCATTATGCCAGTCTGACTGGCACAACAGGAAGCTCATCCAAGCCTGGCTCACATTACATCATTAAGAGAGCAGCAAAATTAGGTCATAGGTTTATCCGATAGAACACCACGGTCTGAAAAGGGTGATGTGCAGAGGGTGAAGTTGAATagaataatacatttgtgttttTGCTGTCTTTTATTCCTGCTAGCTCCCACATGCAGGTTGATGTTTAATATCATGAGTGTCCTGGAGGCAGACCTGAGTGATTTCCCCTTAGGCTAGCttcaaagtcaaaattggctatattgtaaaaattaataaaaaacattttgctTTTCGGTattcatttaaggttaggcattaggtttagcagtgtggctaaggttaggtttaaaatctgattgtatgactagtgaccactctgcagagctgcctccagaacaacattCATGATGAAAAACGCAAACCTGCCTctcaaacacactcacaaacacacacatgtatgtatcTCTGGGTGATGTGTACTGTACATGCTAccgtgtggtgatggtgtgatgcTCTGTGTGTTACTATCTCCAGTGCAGGTGAGCAGGCCAGTATGTGTGGATGTGCCCTCAGAAACAGAGGCTGTTGTTGGGAACCCCATGAAACTGACCTGCATCTCATGTATGAAGAGGGAGGAGGTCAATGCGGAGACACGCGTGGACTGGTACTACATCCCACATGACGAAGAACCCATCTCTGTAGGTCTCCTCCATCTAACATCCATTTGCACAAACAAAAACTTCTACATTTTCAGTACAACTATTTCACCTGACAGGACCAGCATtatttcctgaccatgtgacctgaccaggaatgATTGCCTATAACTTTGTCCTGGTCAGGCTGTATGGTCCACAAATACTTTGAAATCTGTCAAAGTTAGCTAACAACgattaatgtgtgtgtgcttgctacGTTGCCCCATCAGATCTACCTGTTTGATGGAAAACCCAGGGACCTGGAGGGGCCTTGGAGGGGTCGCCTTATGTGGAATGGAAGTAAAGACCTGCAGGAACTCTCCATCAGTATCCTCAACGTCACAATGAACGACACGGGCACCTACAAGTGTGTGGTCTTCCGACAGTTTGAGTTTGACTGCTACTCTCCCTCGGTTACCAACAGCCTGATAATCAACCTGGTGGTCAGAGAGGAAGGTAAGAGTACTTCCTGTTCTGTAATTGTACTTCCTGTCATTTCAAGCTCCCTGCTGGAGGCTAAACTATCTGTGGTTTGCAATGTGTGATTTGCGTATTTATATGTGCTTTACCCATAAACCTTCTTCTTGTTGCCAATGTATTATTTTGTCTTAGGTGCTATTCGGTATGTTAATCCTATTTACAATTTTCATGAAACTTTTTTAATAGTTGTATTGTATGAGTAATTGTGTGTTTTTGCTCTGTTTTTATTATCAAAGCTCAATTGAAGGCCTCATAGTAAGggattgttttttttctcaccatCTACTTTGGTTTCCATTTACTGGATGCTAGCTGGATGTTCACCTTACTCATAAATGCTATTTAATAGGTATACTTGTATATAATTATTTGCACATTCACTTTACATTACCTCTTATCTGCCTATCTATTGTGGACTGCTGGGGGTTCATACAGtgactttggaaagtattcagagccctcacattttgttatgttacagctttattctaaaatgtattaaattaataccctataatgacaaagcaaaaacaggtttttagaaatgtttgctaatttgtaaaacctaaaaaaaaactgaaatataatatgtaagtattcagactctttacttagtactttgttgaagcacctttggcagcgattgcagcctcgagtcttgttcggtatgacgctacaagcttggcacacctgtattttgggagtttctcccattcttctctgcagatcctcgtAAGCTTTGTCAGGTTAGATAAGgaatgtcgctgcacagctattttcaggtctctccagagatggtcaATCGGGttgaagtccaggctctggctgggccacacaaggacattcggagacttgtcccgaagccaatcctgcgttgtcttggctgtgtgcttagggtcgttgttctgttggaagatgaaccttcgcccccagtctgtggtcctgaacgctctggagcaggttttcatctaggatctctctatattttgctccgttcatctttccctctatgcTGCCACCAACGTGCTTCACCACAtggttggtgccaggtttcttccagacatgacacttgccATTTAAATAATAtctatatatttcacctttatttaaccaggtaggccagttgagaacaagttctcatttacaactgcgagctggtcaagataaagcaaagcagtgcgacaaaaacaacaacacagagtgacacataaacaaacgtacagtcaataacacaatataaaaaatctatgtacagtgtgtgcacatgtagaagagtagggaggtaaggcaataaattggccatagAGGAGAAATAGAGGTGAaaatgatagatgtgcagatgatgatgtgcaagtagagaaacTGCGGTGCAAAACAGCAAGAAGATTaacaacaatatggggatgaggtagttgggtgtgttatttacagattggttgtgtacaggtacagtgatcggtaagctgctctgaccgCTGGTGCttagttagagagggagatatgagtctccagcttcagtgatttttacaattcgttccagtcattggcagcagagaactggaaggaaaggcggccaaaggaaatgTTGGcgttggggatgaccagtgaaatatacctgctggagcgagtgctacggatgggtgttgctatggtgaccagtgagctgagataaggctgggctttacttagcaaagacttatagatgacctggagccagtgggtttggcggcaAATatttagcgagggccagccaacgagagcatacaggtcacagtggtgggtagtatatggggctttggtgacaaaacggatggtactgggatagactacatccagtttgttgagtagagtgttggaggctattttgtaaatgacatcgccgaagtcaaggatcggtaggatagtcagttttacgagggtatgtttggcagcatgaatgaaggaggctttgttgcgaagtaggaagccgattctagatttaattttggattggagatgcttaatgtgagtctggaaggagagtttacagtctaacgagacacctaggtatttgtagttgtccacatattctaagtcagaaccgtccagagtagttatgctagttgggcgggcgggtgcgggcagcaatcggttgaggagcatgcatttagttttactagcatttaaaagcagttggaggccatggaaggagtgttgtatggcattgaagctcgtttggaggtttgttaacacagtgtccaaagaaggaccagatgtatacagaatggtgttgtctgcgtagaggtggatcagagactcaccagcagcaagtgcgacatcattgatatatacagagaaaagagtcggcctgaga
Above is a window of Oncorhynchus kisutch isolate 150728-3 linkage group LG18, Okis_V2, whole genome shotgun sequence DNA encoding:
- the LOC109909714 gene encoding sodium channel subunit beta-3-like isoform X1; the encoded protein is MRTRTRVILHSLLLLVLVVQVSRPVCVDVPSETEAVVGNPMKLTCISCMKREEVNAETRVDWYYIPHDEEPISIYLFDGKPRDLEGPWRGRLMWNGSKDLQELSISILNVTMNDTGTYKCVVFRQFEFDCYSPSVTNSLIINLVVREEASEDTTALYSEIMMYVLLVFLTCWLLVEMVYCYRKISKSEEQAQDTATNYLAIPSENKENLGVPVTE
- the LOC109909714 gene encoding sodium channel subunit beta-3-like isoform X2; protein product: MRTRTRVILHSLLLLVLVVQVSRPVCVDVPSETEAVVGNPMKLTCISCMKREEVNAETRVDWYYIPHDEEPISIYLFDGKPRDLEGPWRGRLMWNGSKDLQELSISILNVTMNDTGTYKCVVFRQFEFDCYSPSVTNSLIINLVVREEASEDTTALYSEIMMYVLLVFLTCWLLVEMVYCYRKISKSEEQAQDTAY